Part of the Diprion similis isolate iyDipSimi1 chromosome 10, iyDipSimi1.1, whole genome shotgun sequence genome, TTTATTATGGGCATTCAATAGAGCCCTCGACACAAATGACCTTGTGCAAAAATTACACTCATAAGGTCTTTGTCCCGTGTGGTATCGTTTGTGAATAACAAGGGTGGAATGCTGCGTGAAAGATTTTCCACAGGTATCGCAGCTGTATGGTTTTTCTCCAGTGTGCGTTCTCTTATGAACGACCAGGGTTGTGCGTTTGTGAAAAGCTTTGCCGCACACATCGCATATCAGCGACTTCTCTCCTCCGTGAAGACGCAAATGATCTTGAAGCGAACCTTTAGAAGAAACTGATTTACCGCACAAGTGGCagtcaaatttattatcaccAGTGTGGGATTTCACGTGAAGCACAAGGGAATTCTTGTAGGCGAATGTTTTACCACAAAATTCACACTGGTGTTTGATAGGCTTAAAATTTGGCTCGTGGATCTTCGTGTGACGTGCAAGAGTATGATTGTTAGGAAAGGCCTTTCCGCAACTCTTACACACATGTTCATTAGCTTCGTGTTTAACATTCATGTGCCCGTGAAGCTCAGCGTTAGTAAAAAAACCTTTGTTGcatattttacagaattttgtgTACTTCTCAAAGTGCCTCCTATGATGCGTTGCCAGCTGAGATGCTTGGACGAATGATCGACCGCATACATCGCATACGAAATTACGTTCATGAGTGTGAATCCTTCTGTGAACTGCAAGGGTGTTCGTTCTCTTGAAGGCTTTGCAACATATGTCACATTTGTATGGTCTGGCATCACTGTGAGCCACCAAATGTCCCTCAAATAAATTCTTGGACCTAAAAGTTTTCTTACAAATCTCGCATTCGTAAGATTTCGCCGAATGGCAAATATCGTTTGAGCATTCAGTTGATAATTCGTACTTGCGGTTCACTTCTATAGTTTCTAATGTTGCACCTGTGCCATGTCGTGAGGTCTGCtgggaattttcaaattcttcgcAGGTCAAGGCCAAATCATCAGAACTACACTTTTCGGCATTTGTACTTtggtcattattattatcctgcAGTATGTCAGTtcgtacgaaaatttttccctcAGACTTTACATCGATAACGGCATCGCTGGACCCTGTGATCTCGATGTGCTGATTTTCCAACATCTCCATAGTGTCTGCGGTCTCAAACTTGGCTATCTTCAGCTTTAATCTGGAAATAAATGTAAGGTAAAGTCAGACGTCGCATTTacttgtagaaaaattatagTATCCGTGTGGAGTCAACGGttcatgaaaattcattcaattcttATTGGTATCTTCGTTCTCtggaattaaaatatatttcaactaAAAAAAAGCCTGAATAATATTGGTGATAAAATTTACAGCCATGGAATATAGAACTAGTGGATGAGTAGATTGCATTGCAAGCGATAATTATGCATTAATATGCTTTCAAGCATAATAATCGTGTGTATCGAGAGAGTTGTTGTAgcaaatttaaataatcacGATTTACCTCgaaaatcatttattataaattattcctaAGGTATCACAATAAGAAAACTATCATTACAGGGGATGGGTGttatataaaagtataaaaatatttcaactacATCTTACCACAACAtttgttttatatattatatatattatatatatgtgcatagtttataatatatatataatttatataaatgcTGTGATCAAGCGAGCCAATGAGGCATTCGATACTCAACTATCACTCTAGACCCAGATATAAATAACACAAATCATTCTGTTTCCACAacctaatgaaaatttttgtaccagAACAACTGCCCGAGTTTACACACTGGTATTATTAACGCTATTTTACAAGGCTTGAAATAcactaaataatttttcatttgaaaactaATAAGTATTTAGTACGTGACAGGTTGACAAATGGCGATGAGACTTCAAGCATGTCCCATATATTCGTTTACTCAGTTTTGCTTGGATCCCCTTTGCTCCCGGAGTTTGAGTTGACCTGCAGGTGATCCACACCCTCAAATATGTCAGGTACGAGGTCAACCATATGTGCACGGTTAACACATGGTTAGTGCTAAGCTTGAGGCTCAACAACAGGAATTCTGATGTAGTTTTAGCTGTGCCCCTGAAACGAATCCTTTTGAACAGGTTGCACATTGGTAGGGTCGTGCCCCAGAGTGATATCGTTGGTGAATGACCAAACTTGTCCTTTGAGTGAATGTCTTAGGGCATATGTCACATTTGTACGGTCGTTCCCCGGTGTGGGTTCTCATGTGAACAGTCATTGTTGACCTCTTTGTGAACCCTTTATTGCAGTAACAGCAAATTACTGGCTTTTGACCTGTGTGTAATCGTAAATGATCCCGAAGTGAGGCCCGACTACGAACCTTCTTACCGCACGTATCACACGAGTAACTTTTCTCTCCAGTGTGCTTGCCCACATGAATTTTAAGGGATTTTTGTGTTGCATACATCTTTCCACATATTTCACACTGGTTGGGTTTTTCGGGAATATAATCCGGTTCGTGGACcttcaagtgttttttcaGGGCATTTTTGGAACGAAAAGGTTTATTACATGTTGAGCAAACGTGCGTACTTTCACCATGCTTAGCAAATTTGTGATACTTATAATCACCCTTTGTATAGAAACCCTTGAGACAATGTTCGCAAGTAAATTCGTACTCTGTGGTATGACGTTTTTTGTGGATTGTCAACTGAGCTTTCATTTTAAACGCGGTTGGGCAAATGTTACAAGTAAAGTGTTTCTCATTGGAATGAGTGTTACGATGTACTTTTAGTTCGTTTgatcttttaaattttttatcacacaaATCGCAGCTATATTTATATTCCTCACTGTGGACAACTCGATGTTTTCGTAACAATTCTTTGGTAGTGCATATTCTATCGCACTTGTTACATTTCCACTCGCGAACTGGTGCAGTTCTTTTACGAGGTCGTTTTTTGGCCTTCAGTGGATCGACATCATGAATTTTGATCACAGGCTCAGGAGGATCATATTCATCCGGAATGGAATCCACGAATACCAAAAATCTCCCACTATTTCTCACATCAAGCTCGGGGCATGAAACATTTTCAGGTACATgtttttcagaattaaaaTTATCACTTTCATTGGCTATGCTTTTATCCAAGCTGCAGGGTTCTTTCTTAAGTATTGAAGGTTCATTACGAGCCTTTGATCCATCATTTAATTCACACTGCACAAGTTGTGTAGCTGCGTACTCCTCGGGGTTATTCTCTTTGTGTTTTCTTGACCTGAAAATGAACGTACAGTAAATTAATCAACTAGCCAAGTTAAATAATCAACagcacacatacatacatatgtacatgcttagaaaaatagagataataataatgcaatAGCATCAATAACAATGTAGCTCCATGTAATGATTTGAGAAAAAGTTATATGAATTCAAGTGCTCATATTTCTTAtggatggggaaaaaaaactgagaaaggGTATTTATACTTGGGTATAAATAGTCACCAATGCTAGATACAACAGTGATCGTAGTCTGCCCAGATTTCatctgattgaaaaaaaaatattttacaaacatCGGGGTCACAGATGTCGTTGTTGATGTTGTTGGGGTGAACAATTGTATAACGATCATTAACTACGAACAGAACGGATGGGGCTTACGTGTTGGCATTAGTGAATCTCGTGAGTCACCTAAGAACTACGGTACAAGATCACAGCTTCGAAGAATTAAGTGGAAACGTGTTGGGACTTCATGTGTAACTTCATGGAGCCCTTCTGAGTAAAACGTTTTGGGCATTTTTCACACGCGTAAGGTTTCTCTCCAGTATGGGTGCGATTATGTATGTGTAAATACTTCCGCGCACTGAATGCTTTACCACAAACTTCGCAAACGTGTGGTTTTTCTCCCGTGTGAATTCTCATGTGAGTTTCAAAGGAGGCCTTGGTCGAGAGACACTTTCCGCACACCTCACATGTCATCAGGTTCTCACCGGAATGTATCTTCGTATGCGTTCTCAAAGATTTTTTCCATGTACTTTCGAAGTTGCACAACGAGCATTTATATTTCACAGGTTGTTCGTGCGACTTTTTGTGTAATTTCAAATAAGTCCGACTTAAGAATGTCTCTCCACAAATGTGACATTTGAATGGTTTGTCTCCATCATGTTCCTGCTTCATGTGATTATTCAATGCCTGTATTGCATAAAAGCCCTTGTTGCAAGTCATGCAAAACATGTTGTACTCCTTGTCGTGCCTACTGAGATGTTGTTTCAGAGAGTGCTTAGATTCCTCCACACAACCGCATATATAGCAAACTACTCGTTGGCCATGTATCTTGGTGTGTTTGTGCAATATCGATTTAGTCTTGTAAGATTTTTCGCAAATCAAGCAGGAGAATGGTCGGTCTTTAAGGTGCATCGCTTTGACATGAAGATCCAGCTTGTCTCTATACCGGAACCATTTGTGACAAACTTGACATGCCATACGAACTCGGTTGACATGTAATCTTCGGTGCCGTGAGAActgtccttttttttcaagtttcagtCCACAGAAATCACATTCGTACATTGGCGGGTCAGATGAATCTTGAGAAAAGTAAGTCGGTTTGTGTGCATTTCTGTGattgagtaaatttttggtGTTTGAAAAAGACTGATCGCATAGTCCACATGGTTTCTTGTTTTTGCCACTAGGAATATAGTTAGCATGAAGGCGCATATGATTGCGCAGGTTTCCTCTCCAGTCCGTCTCAAAGGTACAATGATGGCATTTAAATTTCTGTGGTAAGGCAGCACCATGCACCTTGGACACGTGTTGCTTCAACGACGGACCTGATTTAAATCCACAGTTGCAGATTGCACATCTAAAAGGTCCCGAAGATCGTACTCGTCTTGCAGCTCGAAGGAATGAATCCCCATTTCCATTTCTTCCAAATCCcgcgaaaaaatgaaacctggaattttaAAAGTATAATCAAAAACATACGAACAAGCTAGATTCTTGAGAAACTTGACCGAAAAAAACTATACAATATTTTCGGTTTTCtactatttaattattttaaaaaacacaCACCAACATTTCAtagaaaacaattagaagttttcatataaattgtacatttatttgtttatttattgtatcCACAGTATCCGATTGATTGCTTGTTCAGATTGGGCAGTAGATATACATACACTCATGTTCGATCCTCGAATCACCTTTGTGTTATAATTAAGTATTATTATGTTTGTTTGAAAGATACAAGGTAAGCAATTTATCACTTTAAATACACAAAATAAAACGGAGTTCAGGAAATTCATGCCCAGAGACTATGAAGTTGATTCAAAGTACTCAGATGCGTAGGAGAAAAGTTTTCTAAGACCACTTTCCATATAAAAGGAAGCGTTTAATGCTTTATGTTGTTCGTGGGCAGAAAATTTGAGATACCCTGTACATAAAAATACATTAGCGTAATTTTGCTAACCACAGATTGCCCTTTTGTAATTACTTTGAAGACAAATTTGTAAGAGCATGAATTTCACGAGTTATACAAGATGACGATGATTTCATGATACATAAAGGTATCCCACAATATGCTCAGTAAAAACGACGATTATTTGTTTCCCTCGATGTGTGACTTGAAGTGAGAATTCATTGATCCTTGTTGCGTGAATCTCTTCTGGCAAATTTTACATTCATAGGGTCGTTCGCCAGTGTGTGTTCGCTGGTGAACGATGAGATACTTTCTTACGCTGAACGCCTTACCACAAACTTCGCAAATATGAGGTTTTTCCCCCGAGTGTATTCGCATGTGAACTTGTAGATAAGTTTTGCTTGATACAGATTTTCCGCAAATCTTACACGTTATTTGATTTTCGCCTGTGTGAATTTTAGAATGAACCTTAAGAGCAGCCTTCCAAAAGCTCTCAAAGTTACATACAGTGCATTTGTGCTTCTCCCGCTTTCCATGCGACTTCATGTGCATATTTAAATAGGCTGCGCTTGCGTATGGGGTGTTACATATCTTGCATGCAAACGGTTTCTCCCCTGTATGCGTGAGCAAATGTCGCTCCAATGTCTGATTCGTATAAAACCCTTTCTTACAAATTTCGCAAAAAGTGACGTACTcttgattgtgtttttttttatgaaggcGCAAATCATACCCAGACACTTTCGATATGCCGCATATATCGCAGTTGAATCTCTTATTATGCTGTTTTAGATGCGtcttcaaaaattcttcagtTTTGAAACCCTTTCCACACAATACACATGGAAATGGTCGATCCTCTTGATGGACTTTCACCTTGTGCTTCTCCAATTTCTCATCGTCAGAAAAACCCTTATCACATTCTTCACAACGATTCTCTGATGATTCCCTGTCATGATTCTGCCTGTGTTTTGTGAAAAGAACGCTgttgcgaatttttttaccacacaGCTCGCACTCGTAGCAGGATGGTTGCGCAGGTAATGAAGTCGACCGGCGCTGCGAGTATTTTAACCTTCGCTTGCGGCCAGTACTTATCCTTTCAGTTTCAGTTTCTGATTTCACCTCGTCTTCTTTTAAAATAGTAAAGCCATTCTCTAGCTCTGATTCTAGTCTCAGTTCCAAATTTGTATCTACATCTGAACCTAGATCTGAATCTAGATCTAATTCTGGTTCTGGTTGTAGTCCTGGTTGTGGTTCCGTTTGTATTTTCGTAACTGTGTCTATAATCTGATGGGTTGTTAACTCGCAATATCTGTCAACGGCACATGCTTGTGTggaaaattctataaattcaTCCTGGACCAACAGCTCTTCAGACTCGTCTTTTGTAAGAACAGCCGTAACATCGTTGGCATCATTAAATTCAGACCTGTAAATAATAACAGTTGTCAATTTTTGTGTCCTCAAACTTGAGGAAatgttaaaacaaaaaactccAAAAAAGTACTCGATAAAATCAGCATCaaagtttacaaaatttcattgaaatattattctgTTCATCTCACCACATAACTTTCGGTAATTAGGCTATTATTTCATCAATCATGCACCTATTAAAGAAccgaggacgacgacgacgctgaTGATGAGACCTTACTTACTAATTGtttaaagataaaaatgaatggaGCCAAGAAGTTGTAAAGTGACTCATAAGTGCTTACAAGATTGCAATTAGAATGACGGAGTGAAATGATATAAGGTACCACAcgttaataaattgaaaatttcggagCTATTAGAAGATTTCTTTAATCAGTAGTGTCGCAATCAAGAAGAAATGACAAGACACTCAactcactcacaatcagttgcGCTGAATGCACTATATCTgtgtttgaaacttttgatACTGTTTTCCATATGATTTGGATTGTCAATGACGCATTTTTTGTGTGaagtatatttatttctacatATCCGAGTAAACAAgtacatattttcaacagaATGTTGAGAAAAGGTCGCATCATAggattatataaaaatacttaAATTTAAGTGAGCAATtacttataggtataatactcATATACTCGatggaaatatttcacaagTTGTTTGTACGAAGATCGGTCGAGTCCCTTCACTGGACTCGACAGGAACAACtttctatgtatacatagagattaaaaaaataaacatcatGTAATACAATATTGTAGTATCCAATATTGTCGTAG contains:
- the LOC124411743 gene encoding zinc finger protein 26-like isoform X10, translated to MSSLDYLDLCRLCLMKDRVSVPIFEGEGDVRQIFLKIAACLPVKVAREDKLPKKICDDCVYKVELLYQFWNTTANAEKQLLQWLGEVGLEDKQGYVTGVLNPSTMKQEENNSSGLGGAAIQVTGVQPGIGIGVIDNMGLGMPLIIPSSTQQQLTAVPMDTSTGPIQPIQPIQQAVPGPSSQPGHEQITQSQTNATTHQQDEEEDTSEDEENSDDDCDGDDGLPVKEESEEDPNNSRTIEPTTFVNVSLACDEAGPSGLQQQKIVEIPEMAMPQTTDGDPKSGSEFNDANDVTAVLTKDESEELLVQDEFIEFSTQACAVDRYCELTTHQIIDTVTKIQTEPQPGLQPEPELDLDSDLGSDVDTNLELRLESELENGFTILKEDEVKSETETERISTGRKRRLKYSQRRSTSLPAQPSCYECELCGKKIRNSVLFTKHRQNHDRESSENRCEECDKGFSDDEKLEKHKVKVHQEDRPFPCVLCGKGFKTEEFLKTHLKQHNKRFNCDICGISKVSGYDLRLHKKKHNQEYVTFCEICKKGFYTNQTLERHLLTHTGEKPFACKICNTPYASAAYLNMHMKSHGKREKHKCTVCNFESFWKAALKVHSKIHTGENQITCKICGKSVSSKTYLQVHMRIHSGEKPHICEVCGKAFSVRKYLIVHQRTHTGERPYECKICQKRFTQQGSMNSHFKSHIEGNK
- the LOC124411743 gene encoding zinc finger protein 354A-like isoform X11 — translated: MSSLDYLDLCRLCLMKDRVSVPIFEGEGDVRQIFLKIAACLPVKVAREDKLPKKICDDCVYKVELLYQFWNTTANAEKQLLQWLGEVGLEDKQGYVTGVLNPSTMKQEENNSSGLGGAAIQVTGVQPGIGIGVIDNMGLGMPLIIPSSTQQQLTAVPMDTSTGPIQPIQPIQQAVPGPSSQPGHEQITQSQTNATTHQQDEEEDTSEDEENSDDDCDGDDGLPVKEESEEDPNNSRTIEPTTFVNVSLACDEAGPSGLQQQKIVEIPEMAMPQTTDGDPKSGSRKHKENNPEEYAATQLVQCELNDGSKARNEPSILKKEPCSLDKSIANESDNFNSEKHVPENVSCPELDVRNSGRFLVFVDSIPDEYDPPEPVIKIHDVDPLKAKKRPRKRTAPVREWKCNKCDRICTTKELLRKHRVVHSEEYKYSCDLCDKKFKRSNELKVHRNTHSNEKHFTCNICPTAFKMKAQLTIHKKRHTTEYEFTCEHCLKGFYTKGDYKYHKFAKHGESTHVCSTCNKPFRSKNALKKHLKVHEPDYIPEKPNQCEICGKMYATQKSLKIHVGKHTGEKSYSCDTCGKKVRSRASLRDHLRLHTGQKPVICCYCNKGFTKRSTMTVHMRTHTGERPYKCDICPKTFTQRTSLVIHQRYHSGARPYQCATCSKGFVSGAQLKLHQNSCC